Proteins found in one Vallitalea guaymasensis genomic segment:
- a CDS encoding anti-sigma factor domain-containing protein has translation MRAVVMEIYSNHIIVLTKDGQFKKMKKPNHYIEVGMEINIDSMTNTNYRRIAAIIAIVFLISGFGVSAYAYYTPYGYVNVDINPSIEIVYNRFNRILKINGVNEDGKNVVDNISDYKNKKVEKFLGDIIAENALNNSDQVNVILTYDKLEEEAIDNLKQSIEENDKVNVYAFEIPKNEYEKIKCDNLSPGKAALIDKIKTSNPSYKEKLEEKTIEELVEIVDKRNNKYKENNSNKDNNKKNNNGNKKNDNGSDNGNKNNISGNSNGNKNNNNGSSNGNKNNNDGSSNGNKTINNGSDNGNKNNANGSSNSNKNNDNNIDDNSDRNNNGNKNNNGKKLNSNNTKETSSKNIIDQKEESKVENKQQKHIKEELSNDKKTQDDIKGNKYQGKHIGQSHNNKKNNDSIKSNGNTNNKNKNKK, from the coding sequence ATGCGTGCAGTAGTTATGGAGATATATAGTAATCATATAATAGTCTTAACAAAAGACGGTCAGTTCAAAAAAATGAAAAAACCCAATCATTATATAGAAGTTGGAATGGAAATAAATATTGATAGTATGACAAATACGAATTACAGAAGAATAGCAGCTATTATTGCAATAGTATTTCTTATTAGCGGATTTGGAGTTAGTGCCTATGCATATTATACACCTTATGGATATGTTAATGTTGATATTAACCCAAGTATTGAAATTGTATACAATAGATTTAATAGGATATTAAAGATTAATGGTGTCAATGAAGATGGAAAAAATGTTGTTGATAACATATCTGATTATAAAAATAAGAAGGTTGAAAAATTTTTAGGCGATATAATAGCTGAAAATGCATTGAATAATAGTGACCAAGTTAATGTCATTCTTACTTATGATAAGCTTGAGGAAGAAGCCATAGATAATTTAAAACAATCTATTGAAGAAAATGATAAGGTGAATGTATATGCATTTGAAATTCCTAAAAACGAATATGAGAAAATAAAATGTGATAATCTATCACCTGGTAAAGCAGCTTTAATTGATAAAATCAAAACAAGTAATCCTTCTTATAAAGAAAAACTTGAGGAAAAGACAATAGAAGAGCTTGTTGAAATAGTTGATAAAAGAAATAATAAATATAAGGAAAATAATAGTAATAAAGATAATAATAAGAAAAATAATAACGGTAATAAGAAAAATGATAATGGCAGTGATAATGGTAATAAAAATAATATTAGTGGCAATAGCAATGGTAATAAAAACAATAATAATGGCAGTAGCAATGGTAATAAAAACAATAATGATGGCAGTAGTAATGGTAATAAAACCATAAATAATGGTAGTGACAATGGTAATAAAAACAATGCTAATGGCAGTAGCAATAGTAACAAAAACAATGATAATAACATTGATGATAATAGTGATAGGAACAATAATGGAAACAAAAATAATAATGGTAAAAAATTAAATAGTAATAATACTAAAGAAACCAGCTCAAAAAATATAATAGATCAAAAAGAAGAATCCAAAGTGGAAAATAAACAACAAAAACACATAAAAGAAGAATTAAGTAATGATAAAAAAACGCAAGATGATATTAAGGGTAATAAATATCAAGGGAAACATATAGGTCAATCCCATAATAATAAAAAAAATAATGACTCAATTAAAAGTAATGGAAATACAAATAATAAAAACAAAAATAAAAAATAA
- a CDS encoding S-layer homology domain-containing protein, protein MKNKKLARIITMVLVFSLILSNAAMAKNDNNKGNRGKSKVNWNYLYKKHADQYKTWEYEYTKKFQDVEKEHWANKDIERMSAKNYILGNGNGKFLPNKPTKNIEVLAMILRIMGWEDDAKELDEIPEIIESLDIPEWSVNYLAYAYIKGIITEDELKSFEANGAAKRYVVAKYIVRALGLNDKALDNDDEDLDFDDEESIPEGNNGYIYLINKLGLMSGFKNMFNPNGNLTRAEMAILFSRLDDKVDCDKDEVEMGEFVEISNGIITIKDDYESERYLLNENVVVYDIDGKEIKLTDLQVGDKLQLEFFDHKVVYIEVFEEEDDKILQTYKGKVTKVIETEGDKMISILVNEEEDTFVLNQDTAIKKEGQDDLLNFNDIKIGDIVKITRITEGDDSYISEIEIQVEEIVTKVYEGIVMALTETTTNKLVTIRQDDDKEKTFIVDENTVIKKEGQDDELEVKDIKIGDIVKVTEITEGDSVNVKEIEIQIDEPVVKVYEGKVVSIAETVDEKLITVNVGEESNTFSIGEETIIKDHGEDAEVEDISLEDKVRVTEITEGDEVKIALFEIID, encoded by the coding sequence TTGAAGAACAAGAAATTAGCAAGAATAATTACAATGGTGTTAGTATTTTCTTTGATATTATCAAATGCTGCTATGGCAAAAAATGATAATAATAAAGGAAATAGAGGTAAGAGTAAAGTCAATTGGAATTACCTTTATAAAAAACATGCTGATCAATATAAAACATGGGAGTATGAATATACAAAAAAATTCCAAGATGTTGAAAAAGAACATTGGGCTAATAAAGATATTGAACGTATGAGTGCAAAAAATTATATCTTAGGAAATGGAAATGGTAAATTCTTACCTAACAAACCAACAAAAAATATTGAGGTCCTAGCTATGATTCTTAGGATTATGGGATGGGAAGATGATGCAAAAGAGTTAGATGAAATACCAGAAATAATAGAAAGCCTTGATATTCCTGAGTGGTCGGTTAATTATTTAGCTTATGCTTATATAAAAGGAATAATCACTGAAGATGAGTTGAAGAGTTTTGAAGCTAATGGAGCTGCTAAGAGGTATGTTGTTGCTAAATATATCGTTAGAGCATTAGGGTTAAATGATAAAGCATTAGATAATGATGATGAGGATTTGGATTTTGATGATGAAGAATCAATACCTGAAGGAAATAATGGATATATTTATTTAATTAATAAACTAGGACTTATGTCAGGATTTAAAAATATGTTTAATCCAAATGGTAATTTGACTAGAGCTGAAATGGCAATTCTATTTTCTAGATTGGATGATAAAGTAGATTGTGATAAAGATGAGGTAGAAATGGGAGAATTTGTTGAAATATCAAACGGCATTATTACCATTAAGGATGATTATGAATCAGAAAGATATCTTCTTAATGAAAATGTAGTCGTATATGATATAGATGGTAAAGAAATTAAATTAACTGACCTTCAAGTAGGAGATAAACTACAACTTGAATTCTTTGACCACAAAGTTGTTTACATTGAAGTATTTGAAGAGGAAGATGATAAAATTCTTCAAACTTACAAAGGTAAAGTAACTAAGGTAATTGAAACTGAAGGAGACAAAATGATAAGTATTCTAGTTAATGAAGAAGAAGATACTTTTGTACTTAATCAAGACACTGCTATTAAAAAAGAAGGTCAAGATGATTTATTGAACTTTAATGATATTAAAATTGGGGATATAGTTAAAATAACAAGAATTACTGAAGGTGACGATTCTTATATTTCAGAAATAGAAATTCAGGTTGAAGAGATAGTTACGAAAGTTTATGAAGGAATAGTAATGGCTCTTACAGAGACAACAACCAATAAATTAGTAACTATTCGTCAAGATGATGATAAAGAAAAAACATTTATAGTTGATGAAAATACTGTAATTAAAAAAGAAGGACAAGATGATGAATTAGAAGTTAAAGATATTAAAATAGGAGACATAGTAAAAGTAACAGAGATCACAGAAGGTGATAGTGTAAATGTCAAAGAAATAGAAATACAGATAGATGAGCCGGTAGTGAAAGTTTATGAGGGAAAAGTAGTATCTATCGCTGAGACAGTAGATGAAAAATTGATAACAGTAAATGTGGGAGAAGAATCTAATACTTTTAGTATCGGAGAAGAAACAATAATAAAAGATCATGGAGAAGATGCAGAAGTTGAAGATATATCACTTGAAGATAAAGTAAGGGTAACTGAAATTACTGAAGGTGATGAAGTTAAAATAGCACTATTTGAGATAATAGACTAA
- a CDS encoding ABC transporter ATP-binding protein has protein sequence MHIIETEKLTKYYGKSRGIIDVSLKVEEGEIFGFIGPNGAGKSTTIRTLLSLIYPTSGSAKIFGKDCIKDGAEIRRNIGYLPSEVFYYDNMRVIDLLKYSASFYGKDCTKRIHELAEVMNLDLKKKIDDLSFGNKKKVGIVQGLLHEPKLIILDEPTGGLDPLMQQKFFDLIREENEKGATIFFSSHILDEVQRMCDRVAIIKDGKIIKTESIESLRQSRYKRFRIESHDNLQKAAFDVNGVTELEVKDNKATFLYKGDINIMINKLGGIELANLLVEEPTLEEIFMYYYQKEV, from the coding sequence ATGCATATCATTGAAACAGAAAAACTTACTAAATACTATGGTAAATCAAGAGGTATAATTGATGTTTCATTAAAAGTTGAAGAAGGAGAGATCTTTGGTTTTATTGGACCAAATGGAGCTGGTAAGTCAACAACTATAAGAACTCTATTATCATTGATTTATCCAACTAGTGGTAGTGCTAAGATATTTGGAAAAGATTGTATCAAAGATGGTGCCGAGATTAGAAGGAATATAGGTTATCTACCATCAGAAGTTTTTTACTATGATAATATGAGAGTTATCGATTTACTAAAATATTCTGCTAGTTTTTATGGTAAGGATTGTACAAAGCGTATTCATGAATTGGCAGAAGTAATGAACCTAGACCTTAAGAAAAAAATAGATGATTTATCCTTTGGAAATAAGAAAAAAGTTGGGATTGTCCAAGGATTGCTTCACGAACCAAAATTGATAATACTTGACGAACCAACAGGCGGTCTTGATCCATTGATGCAACAGAAATTTTTTGACCTTATAAGAGAAGAAAATGAAAAAGGAGCAACGATATTCTTTTCATCACACATACTAGACGAAGTGCAAAGAATGTGTGACAGAGTTGCTATCATCAAGGATGGTAAAATAATTAAAACCGAAAGCATAGAATCTTTACGTCAAAGCAGATATAAAAGATTCAGGATTGAATCTCATGACAATCTTCAAAAAGCTGCGTTTGATGTTAATGGTGTTACAGAACTAGAAGTAAAGGATAATAAAGCAACATTTTTATATAAAGGCGATATTAATATTATGATTAATAAATTAGGTGGAATAGAATTAGCTAACCTCCTAGTTGAAGAACCAACTCTTGAGGAGATTTTCATGTACTACTATCAAAAGGAGGTTTAG
- a CDS encoding ABC transporter permease subunit, producing the protein MNIYKFEFRKYLKSNIIWTISIIAVLFLFVSLFPTYSKEAEQFEKLISQFPEAFIKAMGLNNMSVSHIIGYYSFAFSYILLIGGIFAMKLGLDITSKESRDKTSDFLLVKPLRRANILTPKIMASLTHIVIMNVLFFVFAIIAVEAFKKADYNFTDFLLLTLSLFFVQLFLFSLGILIGTIVNKLKSVLPVTLGVVFGFYVLYLFNQTVEDEKYSYLSPFGFFDSGYITENSAYSVSHLITSISLTVIFIVASYVIYQKKDIPSV; encoded by the coding sequence ATGAATATTTATAAGTTCGAGTTTAGGAAATATCTTAAAAGTAATATAATATGGACTATATCTATCATAGCTGTTCTGTTCTTATTTGTATCATTATTTCCTACTTATTCAAAAGAGGCAGAGCAGTTTGAGAAGCTTATTAGTCAGTTTCCAGAAGCATTCATAAAAGCAATGGGTCTAAATAATATGAGTGTGTCACATATTATTGGCTATTATAGCTTTGCATTTTCGTATATCCTTCTTATAGGAGGTATATTCGCTATGAAGCTAGGACTTGATATAACTTCAAAAGAATCAAGAGACAAGACATCAGATTTCTTACTTGTCAAACCTCTGAGAAGAGCTAATATACTAACCCCTAAGATTATGGCTTCATTGACTCATATTGTAATAATGAATGTACTGTTTTTCGTTTTTGCAATAATTGCTGTAGAGGCATTTAAAAAAGCAGATTACAACTTTACTGATTTTTTACTACTGACACTTAGCTTATTCTTTGTACAATTATTCTTATTCTCATTAGGTATTCTTATAGGAACTATTGTTAATAAGTTAAAAAGTGTTTTACCAGTAACCCTAGGTGTAGTATTTGGATTTTATGTATTATATCTTTTCAATCAAACAGTAGAAGATGAAAAATACAGCTATCTATCACCATTTGGTTTTTTCGACAGCGGATATATAACTGAGAACTCAGCGTATTCTGTATCACATTTAATAACGTCAATATCATTAACAGTTATATTTATAGTAGCTTCATATGTCATATATCAAAAAAAGGATATTCCTTCTGTATAG
- a CDS encoding ABC transporter permease subunit — MNIVLRELRSYRKALIIWSVCIIIFTAMAFAKYAGFAAMGSEANELLESLPDFMKNAFGLSSLNLTEIKGYYSVLFMYYALITGIHAVMLGATIISKEARDKTADFLMVKPITRSSMITSKIIVGFIDVLIINIVTGLTTIVFVNINNNGESIIGGLINGMVVLLIIQCIFLSLGLAISSFTGKAKKATTISTGIILIMYFLDVFRNISDKLDFVKYITPFSYFDTIKVLNGNGFEALYIVLSIIIIVVSIVLTYTNYQRKDIL; from the coding sequence ATGAATATTGTTCTTAGAGAATTACGTTCGTATAGGAAAGCTCTTATTATATGGAGCGTCTGTATAATTATATTTACTGCTATGGCTTTCGCAAAATATGCTGGATTTGCAGCTATGGGCAGTGAAGCCAATGAATTATTGGAAAGTCTACCTGATTTTATGAAGAATGCATTTGGTTTGTCTTCCTTGAATCTTACTGAAATAAAAGGATATTATAGTGTTTTATTCATGTACTATGCACTGATAACTGGAATACATGCAGTAATGTTGGGTGCAACAATAATATCAAAAGAAGCAAGAGACAAAACAGCAGATTTTCTCATGGTAAAACCAATAACAAGAAGCAGTATGATTACAAGTAAAATAATAGTTGGTTTCATAGATGTTCTAATCATTAATATTGTAACAGGGTTAACAACCATTGTTTTTGTAAATATAAATAATAATGGCGAATCCATAATTGGTGGTCTAATTAATGGTATGGTTGTACTATTAATAATACAATGTATATTCTTGAGTCTTGGTTTAGCCATATCATCATTTACTGGAAAAGCTAAAAAAGCAACAACAATATCAACAGGTATAATACTCATAATGTATTTCTTGGATGTTTTTAGAAATATATCCGATAAACTGGATTTTGTCAAATATATAACTCCATTCTCATATTTTGATACCATCAAAGTGTTGAATGGCAATGGTTTTGAGGCATTATATATTGTGTTGTCAATAATTATCATAGTAGTAAGCATCGTTCTTACGTATACTAACTATCAAAGAAAAGATATTTTATAA
- a CDS encoding CoA-binding protein: protein MSVETIMLESKKWAVVGATDDQDKFGYKIYKKLKDNNYTVYPISVKCKEIDGDKAYKELADLPEKVDVVDFVVNPRIGISIIKQCKDLGIKNVWLQPGTVSEEILQYAKDNEIEAVQACVLVALS from the coding sequence ATGAGCGTAGAAACAATAATGTTGGAATCAAAAAAATGGGCTGTAGTAGGAGCAACTGATGACCAGGATAAATTTGGTTATAAAATATATAAGAAATTAAAAGATAACAACTACACAGTCTACCCAATAAGTGTCAAATGCAAAGAAATAGACGGTGATAAGGCATACAAAGAACTAGCTGATTTACCTGAAAAAGTTGACGTAGTAGATTTCGTAGTCAATCCAAGAATAGGAATATCAATCATAAAACAATGTAAAGACCTAGGAATAAAAAACGTTTGGCTTCAACCAGGCACCGTCAGCGAAGAAATACTACAATACGCAAAAGATAACGAAATAGAAGCAGTACAAGCATGCGTACTCGTTGCCTTGTCGTAA
- a CDS encoding LURP-one-related/scramblase family protein, with amino-acid sequence MRFQVREKIFSFGDDFTIKDEMGNDFFIVKGKVFSLGDKLQLFDMNGEEVFYIEQKLLRMLPEYTIFRKGNPVALVKKKIAFFGSKFNIESENGYYDIDGRPFNYNFSIMKNGNIVATVSKEFFSFSDTYGVDVNDNEDYGFIIALVIVIDQIIHDNNNH; translated from the coding sequence ATGAGATTCCAAGTAAGGGAAAAAATATTTAGTTTTGGAGATGACTTTACTATAAAAGATGAAATGGGGAATGACTTTTTTATAGTAAAAGGTAAAGTATTCAGCTTAGGTGACAAACTACAATTATTTGACATGAATGGAGAAGAAGTATTTTATATAGAGCAGAAGCTTCTAAGGATGCTACCCGAATACACTATATTCAGAAAAGGTAATCCAGTTGCGTTAGTCAAGAAAAAGATTGCTTTTTTTGGTTCTAAGTTCAATATAGAAAGTGAAAACGGTTATTATGATATAGACGGTAGACCTTTTAACTATAATTTTTCAATAATGAAAAATGGCAATATAGTAGCGACTGTATCAAAAGAATTTTTTAGCTTCTCTGATACATATGGTGTTGATGTAAATGATAACGAAGATTATGGATTCATTATAGCCCTGGTAATAGTCATAGACCAGATAATCCATGATAACAATAATCATTAA
- a CDS encoding chloramphenicol acetyltransferase: MKIIDIDNWKRKEHYNFYKRLDYPHYNICANIDITKFHKFIKENDLPFFITTIYVVSKTANDIKEFRYRIRGENVIEHEKVRPAFTIMGDEELFGFCTVDYFNDFKTFKENTMIKMKKAKENISLKDDPSKDDVLYLTSLPWISFTTASHPISINPVDSIPRIGWGKFFEENGVIKLPLSVQVHHALADGLHVGKYFQLIQEIMDNPEKYL, from the coding sequence ATGAAAATTATTGACATTGATAACTGGAAAAGAAAAGAACACTATAATTTCTATAAACGACTAGATTATCCACACTATAATATTTGCGCTAATATAGACATAACTAAATTTCATAAATTCATAAAAGAAAATGATCTGCCTTTTTTTATAACTACCATATATGTTGTTTCCAAAACAGCTAATGACATAAAAGAATTCCGATATAGAATAAGAGGAGAGAATGTTATAGAACATGAAAAAGTTAGACCAGCTTTTACTATAATGGGGGATGAAGAATTATTTGGTTTCTGTACAGTAGACTATTTTAATGATTTTAAAACTTTCAAAGAAAATACTATGATTAAGATGAAGAAAGCTAAGGAAAATATATCTTTAAAAGATGACCCTAGCAAAGATGATGTTCTATATCTTACAAGTCTTCCTTGGATCTCATTTACAACAGCTTCACATCCAATAAGCATAAATCCAGTAGATAGCATACCAAGAATAGGCTGGGGAAAATTTTTTGAAGAAAATGGTGTAATCAAATTACCTCTTTCTGTACAAGTGCATCATGCTTTGGCAGATGGACTTCATGTAGGAAAATACTTTCAACTAATACAAGAGATTATGGATAATCCAGAAAAATACTTATAG